From Juglans regia cultivar Chandler chromosome 9, Walnut 2.0, whole genome shotgun sequence:
tACAACttggattatgcatctttgaaccaaataataataaaatattattatttttaatttttttcttaaaattattattttttatatattttataattaacaccATGTactcaaaaatacaaattccatttatctaaatattaccaattttatatatcaaaatgaccgattttatcaataaatattaatatgtacttaAAAACGTTtgacttaatacaaatttcatatatcttaatacaaattctacaaaattgattttaatggatataagagagagaaaacattaaaaataatgtttgaagagTGAAGAATAAGcattatttataactatataaaaatttaaagatgcataaactaatgtagatgaatttaaagacattatgcaaatatgaagataaagatGAATAAGTCATCGCTAGTGCtctaatcctctctctctctctctctctctctctctccaacctaGGAAAGTCTCATGGGTTTGCATTTTGAGCACACTTGCCTGTATTTTGCTTCAAATCTATAGCTCCGATGCACTAATAGGATTTCAAGTTTCTCAAATTCACTGATTTAATCCCTATCTTACAACAACTTCGTTCCGAATATTCTCTTCGGCTCATCCCCAAAGCACAAGTTTGAGTCACATTGAGTTGTAGCTAGGTTTTAACCAGCTCAAAGCGTCTGGGGCCCTTTtaacaaaaccctaattttcaaattcaacTTGGTGATTCTCTCTACGAATGTTTTATTcaaatggattttttatttctagGATTCAGAGTTCCCGAGCTGGTCAATAGGTGCCCAAACAAGCAATTGTAAGCATGATTATGAGTGCTTGAGCTTTAAAAGAGACCCAGAGTTCGTTATATTTtaggtgaggtttggatagtgagttgagatgagagtaaaaagttaaataaattattattaaaatattattttttaatattattattgttttgaaatttgaaaaagttgaattatttcttatattttgtgtgaaaatttaaaaaaattgtaattattagataaaatgagttgagatgaattgaaactatccaaacataaaaaGGGACCAAGATTCTCATTCCATTTTCATAAGATCATACTAGCAGGCCTAGCACTTATCGttggttataaattttttgttctttttattttattttttaagtatttttttaacattcttaattattaaaaaattaaaaataaaatataacaatccttaactattaagtaaaaaaaataaaatacatgagcgTTAAATTTGAGGGGCTCACTAACATTTTCCTTGCATTTAATTTCATGAAATTTCCCCCTCCCATTTTTGTCTCCCTCCGCCAACCTCGCATTTTGCAAAATCAAAACACATCGTTTCCTTTTGTGGGTGGCATGCCAGGTAGACGGGGGTGCACAAGAGGTGTACAAAGTTACAAACtcagaagataataaaaatattaaaattttaaaaatttgtttaaatatagttttttaatataatttttattttaaaatttgaaagtattattttttttattttgtttggatatttgggaaaattttaatgattaggtacttattagatgaaaaagttaaaaatttgaaattaaaaaatattttgtatttgagtaatatttgaaaataaaatatttaagaataccTGAAAGAGTTGTGTTCTAACAAGTCCTAAATCTCAAAAGTCGTTCTATTCAAATTCTCAACTTATcatttaggtttcgtttggttactaaacatctctcaactcatcttaactcataattacaattttttcaaatttcaatacaaaatataataaacaattcaacttttttaaattctaaaataataataatattaaaaataatattctaacaatattttatcatctcaactcaactcacttcaatatccaaacacaacctaagtttacgtatgaatttatatattaatattgttgtatttatattttaaatttaaattaatattatttttaataaaatttattttttaataaatcatattaaataagtATACATATTaatgtacaaaattatttacaattaaattttttcttaagaaatttcatgacacttttattttttttttaattatttttgggtGCAAATGGAAGGTGAATGATCACGTGAATACAACgctatatttagatattaagataatttatatggtttgaattgatatgttttgaattgataagtaaataataatattttatagattttattaaatatgtttaaatataaataagttaaaatatgtgtttgaatatatatatatatatatatatataaatatgaggCATGTTTAATGTTGtgaaagatttaaattttttataaaaatttaaaaaataatagattctatcaatgattagtttaaagTGAATTGAAATGACTTGAGTTATTTCaataaccaaacacaaccttaatcattacttgattattattaaaacacaaaaactagTAGAACATttacaatttcaaaaaaaaaaatcttaaaaattagtATTCCAACAACTTTTCAAGTTTATCtatcaacttttacaaatttcaatacaatacttatttttaaaataatttttatttaaaattttctcacttttcaaaatccaatctcgaacaaattctcaaatatttccaaCATTGTTTTTAACCATACATGGTCCCACTAGTCTAAAATaccaaacattttttattttttttaggttgagttaagatattttattattatttttaaattattttattattatttatagatattttaaaatattcttaatattcaaacaaggcttacaataaaatatcaaagtatcttttcatcattattagtgCTTGATTGGCCCAATCATGAAGAGAAGTACCTCCAAATAATTCAACAATGAAATATGACATCCATTTagcaatgaaaataaaaaataattctatatataattgtaaagtaTATAAACAccgcgtaatcattttaaaaaaaaaatgaaagtcattattaaaaaattaattttttttatataagtcacatgttttatttattctttttaaatcgATTATGTAGCAGTTATACACTTCAaggttgtaaatattttttctccaaAATAAAATACTCGATAAAAGATCCAAAACACAAATGGAATAGAACCTGCTTCAATTATGGCACCCTTGTGGAACAATAAAGGAAGATTATTAGGTAGTTCGAAAGTATAGATGATATAACAATCTCATCCTATTATCAGATGCCATGTcattaaaattacatatatatatatatataatatttttaataatacattgaACTTCTTGCCATTTCCCAAACGACTCTTTACTTGGTTGAGCACAAAGACACAGCGTAATCAGTACGTTGTTACATACAAATGGAAGTTGGAACACTTTCTTTGAGCGGAAGGCATTCCCTTAATTCCTTGTAGAAAAAGGAGAAGCTTGGATTCTTTTAGGATTTCTTTCTTTAAACTGCAGCAACTGAACATAAACATGGTGAAAAACAGTACTTGTCCTGCTACTTGGTTCTCTTCTTTGTGTCGttcttttcattccttttcttttttcagaaCAATTCTTTAATATTGTGCTGATTGATTCGTTGCTTGTCCAATTTACTTCTCCATCTTTTCTGCTTAATTAAAATTCTTATCCTAAATCAGCCGTCTTTGTATCGATCATTTTCTTGATCGATACTTGATAAAGTCAAGAAAATAGGATCAAACtattcatttaatttctttttttttttacattttttaattgtgcttttgtaatataattaacaaatatatatgtaacttAACAACATTGATGAGGAAGtcatgtttaataaatattgtaatatttaaCAAGAAATATAGTGTTTTTGTTTGGACCCATTTCTCGTcttttagaataatattacatatagtcGTAGAGTGTGGTTCTCTGCCGGAACGTCTTTTAGATTTTGATTTTACAGAAAGTTGGAACGTCATGAGTACTTCCTTTGAACGGAAGGCATTCCCTTGAAAAAGCATAATTCACATGCATGGGCTCTACACGAGTTCTATAAAGGGGTGGCAATTGTAAAGATAATCAAGTCTTATGTGATAAGATTTTTGGCATTAAAGTTCATAATTTCAGATCTAATGCTAGTTGTAACGCCTATTTAAGGAGGAGAGTTAACCCAAGatatatataggatatataTTGTGCATGCCTATTGCATTCCATCTACTAAACTCTTACTCAACAGCATTCAAAGCTTGCCAACTTCTTCCCTTGATTTCAAATGGAGCCAAAAGGTACGTAGGTTTTTCGAGACAGCTTGTATATTGATCGTTGTGATAGAGATAGATACATAAAGTAGATcgcacaatattatatattgttactgtcattttagtttttggcactttttataagttttataatatatattctttgtatttttattttgaaactttgtttctttctattattttgtatcttatcttttatattttcttaaaacttttgctttgttttaattatttttgaattccTAAATTATTTAGCACAACTTGGCAATATGCTGATCAGATGGCATAACTCTCATTGTTTGTTCAGACAATTGTTAAAGGAGGGACTATTTCTCAACTTACgtcattcatgcatgcataagTCTTAGCGGAGTTGATAGCTAGAATCTATAGTATCCGAGACCTAATTAAAAATCACTATCGAATGAAATACATCCACGATTAGATAAAGATAAGACATAAACCCGTCGCAAAGTAGTACTCAATTTGCTATCAACCCTAAactttttcaagattttttcaatttttaatttcttttagtttttaagggtatttatttcaaattattttatggaGGGGGCTACATTTAAACTTTTTAGTAGTTTTGAGGGTTGATTGCCACAATTAATAGTTTAGAGGAGTGATTATAAATTGAGTgatactttgatatttttttatatacatggGGGAGGGGGGATTCGATGTTTGGTTCTCTTAATAAGAAACCAAGGTATTGCCAATTGAACcaagaaaaaaactactttgttgCCCCAAAGTTACCGCTCCATTTGACCGCTCAgtgaattgtttttttctttttcttttttttttttacttaatgatgaaggaagtgattttaagtgtattgatgtatttttttaaaaaatatttaaatacattaaaaaatgtgaatagaaaaatgaaaaaaaaaagttacaaaagcAACTATTGGTAACActgagcggtgctactcaggcaacagagtagcaccgctcttgcACCAAAGGATCTTGGCGATACTTTGATATTTTACCCAAAAAGTTTATACTACTTTAGTTCATATGTTGTGGTTTCATTTTTTGAACTAATCAATCCCCAAACTTATGTCATTTTGTTTCTCAACTTATTGACTGTGTTATAGCTGGTCCTTGTTACTTCAattcaattatatttttcaagaatatttcatggttagaattgaaaaattcaagaatatatagtTAGTTGTAGGAGGATCATGACCTCTTCGAGGTCGTGtccatacaatatttatttttattagaaaatgataGACATACAACACTTTTTACAACCTTTAGTttaactatgttttaaatgaggtGCATTTtcgtaaaataattttaaaaaattaatatcactttacataaataccctcattttaaaatatagttgtataaaatattgtaaaaagagttttacatgtatcattactctttattaTTTAACGGTACAAATCTCGctagtaaaaataaatatcataaacattcattttatgtttgtatttcTCTTCCATACATTACTTTTGGGCAGGCTTTTGTGGTAGGGAAAACCCTACTCTTACCGCTGGTAGCTcctgttgggatttttttttttaatgattaagtaaatgtttttttaataatgttgtgaatttaaaaaaaaaaaaaaagtgctaaaaaaatacatgtaaaaaaaagcaaaacaaaaaaaaaaaaacaaaaaacaagtaaaatcAACTATTGGTAGAGATATCTTTCTGGTTGGCTACCTTCATGTGACTCTTTTTACAAAGTAGAAcctctgtttctttttcttacctgaattattattattttttattattatttatttattgtatcaGCCACAGCCTCGATGACAATGCAACAAGAACAACAATTCAAGAAAATAGTGAATCTGTTAGAGGACAAAAAGGCAAAAAGTACTATTGCCCTTGTGGGGGATGCAGGAGTAGGGAAAACTTGGATGGCTAGTGAGATCAATGATTATTACATCAATGAATCTATCAATGGCAGCTGCTTTTATGGTACTCTTTGGTTCTCTATGAACAAAAAGTATGACGAAGGTCCCTTTATGAAGTCATTGCCCGTCAGTTGTCTGTACATTCAAGTCTCGAGGAGAATGAAGGTAATGTCGAAAACAAGATAACTGAGAAAGAGAAGCTCAAAGGGTTGGAAAACAAGATTACTGAGAAACTCATGGAAATGATAGATGAGAAGTTTGGAGGAGATAGAACTTCTGAAGATAAAGCATTTCTTCTATTGATTCTAGATGATGTTTGTTGTGAGAGTTATGAAGAGGAAACTGTGTCCAAATTGGAAAAGCTGCTGCTAAAGGAACCAAAAACTGCACTGAAGTTTTTAGTCACAAGAAGGAACAAAGCTCGCAGCAATGAGACTGAGAATGAGGAAGTGATTGAGATTAAACCCTTGTCAAATGAAGAGTCAGGGACTCTACTGAAGAAACTGATAAGAATCTCAGTTCCCAACAAGGAAGGTTTTGGAGAAAGCATTGGGAATATTGCAGAAAAGAGCAAAGGTCTGCCAGCTGCAGTAGTCAAACTGGTAGCAGAAGCCTTCAATCAATCCGGAGAACATGATTCAGGGCTTTTGAAGTTGGAAAGTGCTCTGAAAGAAGCAGGTAGTTATGAGGAACTAGACAAATGCATAAGGCCGCTCCTGTGCTATGTGATTGACATGCTGCAGGGTGGAGGGACCGACGCAGTTGAGGCTTTGGTTAACTGCTATTGGCATAGCTGGGAATTCTTCCGCGCACATGTTCATGGAGCAATAGATTACAATGAGTTGATATTGAGCTGGATATTGGAGGGATATTTTGGTTCTGCTGATCATGTCAAGGAGGCATATGAAGAGGGTTATCGTGTGCTGATGAAGCTTATTGAACGTGGGGTGATAAAAATGCAAGAAGGTAAACTTGTTATGATGGAAGAATTGGTTCTTACGGTCCCTGATTGTCGTCGTGTTGGATATGAGCAGAGATCAATCCTGGGATTGGCTCGTGTTCTTGACGAAAGCATTTGGGAAGGTTTTGGAACAGTTGCACCTTCAGATGATATGATAATGATACCGAGAATTCACCCAAGACAGAGTAATGTTTCCACTCTTCTCATTCATGAAAGTCGTCTAAGCGGGGCAGAACCAGAAACATTCTTTAAGCCGATGCTGGGACTCCAAAATCTTGCCGTCATCAATCCCAGGTTCAAGTCATTGCCTCCATCACTGTCTGAAATGGAGAAGCTTCAGATGCTGGTTCTCAGAGGCTGTGATCAGTTGCAAAACATCGATGATATCCAACGCTTGAAATCATTGATAGTTTTGGAGATATCCGATGCTTGCTTCTTAGAAAACATCAGAGATGATCTTTTTGAGCAAATGACTAATCTTCGGAGCCTCAACTTTTGTGGAGTCCCCATCAAAACGCTGCCTTCCTCTCTTTCCAAACTGAGCCAACTGCATTGGCTCATCCTTAGAAGGTGCTCTTTTCTGGAAAGCTTGCCAAGTCTAAAAGCACATACAAATCTCGAGGTGCTTGATCTTTCTGGTTCTACATCTTTGCTAAAGATTACAGACAAAACATTCTCCTATCTTAAGAAACTCCATTTCCTTGACTTTTCCCATACCTCGATTAAAAGATTGCCAATCCTTGGCAAGCTTGAAAATCTCACTCGACTCTTACTGCGCGGCTGCAAGTTAACTAGATTACCTTCCTTTAAAGCCTTTCCTGCTCTTCAGTATCTTGAGCTTTCAGGTTCTAATATGTTGAAGGAAATCAATGGagatttttctgaaaataaggATAAGCTCCTGATCCTTGATTTGTCTAAGACTGAAATCAAATGTCTGCCTTCCAATTTCGGCAACTTTCCAAATCTTGAGTTGCTTGATCTTTCTGATGCCTCTAAATTGGTTGAAATCCCAGAAAAAGCCTTCAAAGAAATGGTTTGCCTCAGTCATCTCAACCTCTCAAACACCAAACTTGAACATCTACCAAAcatatccaaccttgttaaccttcgTCCGCTCTTTCTAAAAGGTTGCCCATTACAAGAATTTCCAAGAATGGAAGGGGGGGTTCCAAGACTTGAGGTTCTGGATCTGTCGGAGACAGCAATCACGTCTCTATCATTAAACAATCTTGGCAGTCTCCGGGAGCTCAAGTTAAGAGGCTGTTCGAAGTTGGAGCAGCTTCAACATTTGGAATCGCTTGTTCATTTAGAGGTTCTTGATTTCTGGGAGACGGGAATCAACAAATTTCCCCACGAGATCTATGAGTTGACTCAGTTGAAGCACCTTGATCTGCCAAAGGGTATTCAAGAACTTGACTTGCGGAAGATGAAGCACCTGCCAGAGGAGCTAAACTGGGATGAATGCGGCATCTCCGAGGTGGGAAAACATGCCGTGCATATTGGTTAGAGGTATGGAGATATCCAAAGTTGATCCTAGATTTAGAAGAATTTACTTAAAAGATTGTCTTTTCCTGAGGTGTGTTGCCGATATTTGGAAATTGTTGGATTTGATTGTTTTCCTCGTGAATGGTATGCGTACGTGTGATGGATGTGTCTTTGACCGGAAATAAGTTCATCGGACTGTTATCACCTACGAACTCTCTTTATTTACTTGTTCTAATTTGTTGGTTTGGTTTTCCTTTTGAGGTTGATTAACATGTAATAGCCTATGTGCTACGTATTTGTATATTCAAATCCATTTTGTTACAGATGGTATATAGATTTTgtaattagttatttgtttagTTTATATGTTGCATAGTTTTATGTGATTGGACTTAAAAAATAGGAAAGCAATAACATAAGTCCTGTAGGTAGAAAATTAGACATATCCGATGGTACTGACAATCTGTGTGGCAAACATGCCCTTAGGGGAGAGGTATAGAGGTGGTTAATtaagtctcgtttggttatacagatgagatgagatatttgtgaataatagtaaaataatttgcaaatagtaataaaatattttgagttaagatgttttataagattttaaaaaatgaaagagaaaaagttgaataaaaaattataaagttgaaagaatgttagaatataatttttttaatattatttttgttttgaaatttgagaaaattgaataatttttttattttatttgaaagtttagaaaagttgtaattattaaataataattagatgaaaatgttgaagatttaaaattgaaaaatgtttgtgttatttcaaaaaaaattttgtgtttgtagtatttgaataataagatgagatagaataAGATGATTTGAAAGATTTATAAAACCAAATCAAGGCTCGATTTAAAAATATCTTGGCCGGAAGGTTGAACTAAACATTCAACCTAGGCAACGCATGAGATTCACGCGCCTCTCTTGGGTCAATGCTCATCTAGTACTTAATTTGGGGGAAAGAGTAGCTTGAAGACTTGGAAATGATGCTAATGCACTTCTGGGATGGCAAATATCGTCCTCTAAAGTGTGCATCAAGGGGTGTAGCATTGGTGGATTTGAACAGCAAAGTTTCAAATATGTTGTGGAGGGTAACGCAGATGTTCCCTCCAAGTCAGTTCTTCCTGATGATTTATACTCAAACACAACTTGTCATTGTTCCAATTAGTTCTCAAGCATATCAACGTGACAAACTTAATGGGAACCAGTCACCAAATGGAAATCTTCTGCACAAGATCTGGCTCATGAGGCCATTTCTGATCTCCCTTGTACTGGGGTGGGTTGTAAGAAATTATGGAAGCTTAGAACCTCCCCTATACTGGTTATATGGACATAAAACGCTGCTTGTGTGCTTCTTCTAACATTTGTAATTCCGTCTTGAAGTACTACTCTTTTCCCAATCAACCTTGTTCCAGAATAGAAATGAATAGACTTAAAATAAAAGCTGAACACTTCCAAGATTAACTTTATTCGGGCATGTTCCTCTGCCTATCTATCTTCATGCACCATGCATCTTGTCAGAGTATTTAGAACCCCACTAACCAAAATCTGATATAGCATGTTCTAAATTCAAACTATTGACACAATAGAAAGTAGAAAGGAATTTGAGGAAAACCCAAGATGGCAACAAGAGGATGGGTCTCTGGGATCAGAGCATCAGTTGCTCCTGGTCCACGAAAGAATTGAAGTTCTGCCAAAATCGGCTGTGCATACCATAAAGAACCAAATTACAGACTCTTACTTCCCAGCCTGACCTAAAAAGAAATTCTTGAACGGATGAAGCTTAACGACCCAAATTTGCGAGcaaaaatttcacaacaaaGCTTAAGCTTTCTTTGGCTTAATGCGCTTCACCCGTGAATACAAGAAGACTCCAGCAAGAGCAACTCCAGTTCCTGCATCAAATCCAAGACAAAGGTATCTCTATGACTGGATAGGAAGGGGTGTAGTAAACTAATACTAACATCAATAAGTCTGACCTTACTTTTCCGACTACCATAGATCACACAAGTAACTTACCAAGAGAGTTGATAGGTGAGACCGCCGTTTTGAAAAAGAGGACAGAGCTGACTATGACCACCACTCGCTTCACACAATTTCCAACGGAGTGGGTAACAGGTGACACCCTCTGCAATATCATGTAGGAAACCTGCACAGTTCAATCCATTGAGTCAACAATTCCTAGTAAGGAACaaggtattaaaaaaaaggagtaatgctaaatacagtTCTTGAGTGTGTAAGTCTTGCacactccctttgaaaaaaaagtgggatccattactaaaaaaataattttttcatgtgggtctcaaatttacccacttttttcaaagggagtgcGCATGGCTTGCATACCCtaagactgcaaatattatttctctaaaaaaataatgcacCCATTTAAACATTTACCTCCGGTGATTTTCACCTCCTATTTTTTTCCGTCAGAGCATTAATATTGGCTTCTctatatgcaaatgcaaaatcacatgtttgggagattttttttttccattcaagAAAACTCTcgtattggattatgcatctttgagtcaaaataataataaaatattatttttttattattattaattttttttcctaaaattagttttttttatatattttttgcaattagcacccactacatacatttggcattaataatacaaatataataataaaaaatataatttttttatatattatattttttatattaaaaatataataaaatgataaaaaaaaatataatatattataatagtaaaatgaagGTGAAGGTGAAGGTGAAggttttgttgtgttgttgagggagggagaagaggaaagggttgtgagagagagtgtggtAGGagagataaaattaataaaatagcaTTTGAGGAGTGAATAGTACATGATGTACATCTCCAAAGATGTATTGACCCTGTTCATAGctatagaaatattttcatatgcataatc
This genomic window contains:
- the LOC109004220 gene encoding putative disease resistance protein At4g19050, which encodes MEMIDEKFGGDRTSEDKAFLLLILDDVCCESYEEETVSKLEKLLLKEPKTALKFLVTRRNKARSNETENEEVIEIKPLSNEESGTLLKKLIRISVPNKEGFGESIGNIAEKSKGLPAAVVKLVAEAFNQSGEHDSGLLKLESALKEAGSYEELDKCIRPLLCYVIDMLQGGGTDAVEALVNCYWHSWEFFRAHVHGAIDYNELILSWILEGYFGSADHVKEAYEEGYRVLMKLIERGVIKMQEGKLVMMEELVLTVPDCRRVGYEQRSILGLARVLDESIWEGFGTVAPSDDMIMIPRIHPRQSNVSTLLIHESRLSGAEPETFFKPMLGLQNLAVINPRFKSLPPSLSEMEKLQMLVLRGCDQLQNIDDIQRLKSLIVLEISDACFLENIRDDLFEQMTNLRSLNFCGVPIKTLPSSLSKLSQLHWLILRRCSFLESLPSLKAHTNLEVLDLSGSTSLLKITDKTFSYLKKLHFLDFSHTSIKRLPILGKLENLTRLLLRGCKLTRLPSFKAFPALQYLELSGSNMLKEINGDFSENKDKLLILDLSKTEIKCLPSNFGNFPNLELLDLSDASKLVEIPEKAFKEMVCLSHLNLSNTKLEHLPNISNLVNLRPLFLKGCPLQEFPRMEGGVPRLEVLDLSETAITSLSLNNLGSLRELKLRGCSKLEQLQHLESLVHLEVLDFWETGINKFPHEIYELTQLKHLDLPKGIQELDLRKMKHLPEELNWDECGISEVGKHAVHIG